A portion of the Diprion similis isolate iyDipSimi1 chromosome 4, iyDipSimi1.1, whole genome shotgun sequence genome contains these proteins:
- the LOC124405889 gene encoding uncharacterized protein LOC124405889, which produces MGIVYNRHPKNRHISQSTCPDQEIPANKNPILLFRRLLRTMEEEILNIQTPVIFDESIAHYEIHAHKPYASSTFNNSDEIRITVQHQDLCILPGKSSVHIHGRLLKADGTATVNTQFVNNAICHLFEEIRYEINAVEIDRSKNVGLTSLMKGYASLNPGQSWLMENAGWLDVEEKKKLTDAEGNFDVLIPLSTILGFAEDYRKIVVNAKHELILTRSKTDVNAIVQSQEEEYKIVINTAEWLVPYLKLADQKKVDLLNFVEKDPPISMSFRSWELYEYLLLPTTSKHVWTVKTSTQLEKPRYVILAFQTSRKNKIGKNASHFDHCNVTDVKLFLNSQSYPYGNLNLNMSRNLYALLYEMYANFQATYHDKNPEPLLTRSEFLQKAPLFVIDCSKQNESLKYGPVDIRLEFEAKANFPAETSAYCLSVHDRIVEYNPLSGGVKKLV; this is translated from the exons ATGGGTATCGTTTATAACAGACATCCAAAGAATAGGCATATCAGTCAGTCGACATGTCCTGATCAA GAAATTCCGGCAAATAAGAATCCGATTTTGCTGTTTCGTCGTCTGCTACGTACCATGGAAGAAGAAATCTTAAACATTCAAACACCGGTCATTTTCGACGAATCCATTGCGCATTACGAAATTCACGCTCACAAACCTTACGCCTCGTCAACATTCAACAACagcgatgaaattcgaatcaccgttcagcatcaggatttatgcatattaccCGGCAAAAGTTCGGTCCATATCCACGGACGACTCTTAAAAGCTGACGGAACAGCGACTGTGAACACGCAGTTCGTAAACAACGCCATCTGtcatttatttgaagaaattcgctACGAAATTAATGCGGTTGAGATCGACAGAAGCAAGAATGTTGGCTTGACAAGTCTAATGAAGGGTTACGCTTCTCTGAACCCTGGTCAGAGTTGGCTAATGGAGAACGCAGGATGGCTTGAcgtggaagagaagaaaaaattaaccgatGCCGAGGGTAATTTTGACGTATTGATACCGCTCAGCACGATACTGGGTTTCGCTGAAGACTACCGCAAGATCGTTGTCAATGCCAAACACGAGTTGATTTTAACGAGATCCAAAACTGATGTGAACGCGATTGTGCAGAGTCAAGAGGAGGAATACAAAATCGTGATCAATACAGCGGAATGGCTCGTACCGTATTTGAAACTTGCggatcagaaaaaagttgacctGCTGAATTTCGTTGAGAAAGACCCGCCTATTTCGATGAGCTTCCGCAGTTGGGAATTGTACGAATATCTTTTACTTCCCACTACATCGAAACACGTTTGGACTGTGAAAACTTCCACTCAGCTTGAAAAACCTCGATATGTAATTTTGGCCTTCCAAACAAGTCGAAAGAACAAGATCGGCAAAAACGCAAGTCATTTCGATCATTGCAATGTCACGGACGTCAAGCTGTTTTTAAACTCACAATCTTATCCGTACGGTAACCTGAACCTAAACATGAGTCGTAATCTGTACGCACTCTTGTACGAGATGTACGCAAACTTCCAAGCTACCTACCACGACAAGAACCCCGAGCCGTTGCTGACAAGGAGTGAATTTCTTCAGAAGGCTCCCTTATTCGTTATTGACTgttcaaaacaaaacgaatCCTTGAAGTACGGACCCGTTGACATCCGCCTTGAATTTGAAGCTAAAGCCAACTTTCCCGCTGAAACATCTGCGTACTGCTTGAGTGTTCACGATCGAATCGTTGAATACAACCCACTCAGTGGTGGggtgaaaaagttggtataa
- the LOC124405890 gene encoding uncharacterized protein LOC124405890 produces the protein MESAKCLKLINIMESAHKMLNKSSPTEIQKRIKFGMQNIRLLNKILRKASTMGEKTKIITTIGLLKSLAEKFKRLRRTGDGTRKQRRSDRVHWEELESAFEGRIRTGSITNLKHKDVERFLEDVKLLAVTRLKNALKKARSLKVNAILACKFEVKKDDHTVEENKFFNTRNEIILQTTDINEWFIGNVTNRLLTKVEDFQEKDSGWSLLEIINLAVNINKYTPLRGGLYTYTPLPKHIRDKKAVVNISNNDSYCFLWSVTAALYPANNRNPNITSSYPHFSSVLRYDSVNFPMSLDKNAISKFEKLNGLSINVYGIDQDGGKKSEIVPIHLSQNKSDKPVIHLLAVETEMTDDYDDVDMENYKKTFHFAWIRNLSRLSSSQISTRNGQCLLQATNIQVSENRTIYQNHIPYSIAYYLHCTFNDSISKFKINRGETCIEWFVNELEELAHSLETYFKTIVCHICEKPFTREDVKHRDHCHFTGRYRGPAHQSCNLNYQNSHTIPVIFHNLSGYDSHFLIKALATSFQGTIQLLPVNKEKYISFTKFVKGTDVQLRFIDSYRFMPSSLEKLATYLNDNQKAITHKFCTSSEKFELLTRKGVFPYEYMDSWEKLEDVKLPPKEKFYSKLNNQGISDEDYAHACKVWQAFNLKTLGEYSDLYLQTDVSLLADVFENFRQNCYATYNLDPLHCYTAPGLSFDAMLKCTGIELELLTDIDMLMFIEKGIRGGVSQCSNRYAKANNRYMGDAFNPALEESYLMYFHVNNLYGAAMSFALPYSSFEWILDFRQFDVFAITDEAEFGYLLEVDLEYPEELHEMHKDLPLCPEHYIPPISESKQPKLTATLLSKQNYVVHYHVLKQCLELGLKLAKIHRVLKFRQTPWLKKKYRDVRLITEWDGRYGARDTIAKPNFHSCTIFDKDMIIVELRRTTVKLNRPLYAGFSILDLAKTFIYDFHYKYVKTKFGHQAKLMYTDTDSLIYHYTVPNIYECIKQDLDKFDTSDYPPDNVYGMPLVNKKVLGLMKDECNGKIMAEFIGF, from the exons ATGGAATCcgcgaaatgtttgaaattgatcaacATTATGGAATCTGCGCACAAAATGTTGAACAAATCATCGCCAACGGAGATTCAGAAACGGATTAAATTTGGGATGCAAAATATCCGGCTTCTAAACAAAATTCTGCGAAAGGCTTCAACGATGGgtgagaaaacgaaaattatcacaaccATCGGACTCTTGAAATCGCTggcggaaaaattcaaacgtcttCGGAGAACGGGTGACGGTACgcggaaacaaagacgaagcgatcgcGTACACTGGGAAGAATTGGAGTCTGCTTTCGAGGGAAGAATACGAACCGGATCCATCACCAATTTGAAACATAAAGACGTAGAGAGGTTTCTAGAAGACGTAAAGTTACTTGCTGTGACAAGACTGAAAAACGCTTTGAAGAAAGCCAGGAGCCTAAAAGTCAACGCTATCCTGGCTTGTAAATTCGAAGTAAAGAAGGATGATCACACAGTAGAAGAGAACAAATTCTTTAATacgagaaacgaaatcatCCTCCAGACAACGGATATTAACGAATGGTTCATCGGAAATGTAACAAACCGTTTGTTAACAAAGGTGGAAGATTTCCAGGAAAAGGATTCAGGCTGGTCGTTACttgaaattatcaatcttGCCGTCAACATCAACAAGTATACACCACTTCGAGGTGGTCTGTATACCTACACCCCGTTGCCGAAACACATCAGAGATAAGAAGGCTGTGGTGAACATCTCAAACAACGACTCGTATTGCTTCCTTTGGTCGGTCACCGCAGCTCTGTACCCAGCTAACAACAGAAATCCCAACATAACTAGCTCGTATCCACATTTCAGCTCAGTGCTACGGTATGACAGTGTAAACTTTCCTATGTCTTTAGACAAAAAtgctatttcaaaatttgaaaaactcaacggACTTTCCATCAATGTTTATGGTATAGACCAagatggtggaaaaaaaagtgaaatagtaCCGATTCACTTGAGTCAGAATAAGTCTGATAAACCCGTAATTCATCTCTTGGCAGTGGAAACCGAAATGACAGACGATTACGATGATGTTGAtatggaaaattataaaaaaacctTTCATTTCGCTtggattcgaaatttatctcgattaagtaGTTCTCAAATTTCCACCCGTAATGGTC AATGCTTGTTGCAAGCTACTAACATTCAAGTGTCAGAAAATAGAACAATTTACCAAAATCATATTCCTTACAGTATAGCATATTACCTGCATTGCACCTTTAACGATTCcatttcaaagttcaaaattaACCGCGGGGAGACTTGCATCGAATGGTTTGTGAACGAGTTGGAGGAATTGGCACACTCGTTAGAAACGTATTTCAAAACTATT GTATGTCATATTTGTGAAAAGCCGTTCACGCGCGAAGACGTGAAACACCGTGATCACTGTCATTTCACAGGAAGGTACCGTGGTCCTGCGCATCAAAGCTGTAATCTTAATTATCAAAACTCGCATACTATCCCAGTGATATTCCACAATCTGTCGGGTTACGATtcgcattttttgattaaagcaTTGGCCACAAgttttcagggtactattcagCTTCTACCCgtgaacaaagaaaagtataTTTCGTTCACAAAATTCGTTAAAGGAACAGATGTACAGTTGAGATTTATAGATTCGTACCGTTTTATGCCCAGCAGCCTCGAAAAATTGGCAACgtatttgaatgataatcAAAAAGCAATTACACATAAATTTTGCACTAGCTCTGAAAAATTCGAGTTATTAACCAGAAAAGGTGTTTTTCCGTATGAGTATATGGATAGTTGGGAGAAGCTCGAGGACGTAAAGTTACCgcctaaagaaaaattttattcgaaattgaaCAATCAAGGTATTTCAGATGAAGATTACGCACACGCGTGTAAAGTTTGGCAAGCTTTTAACCTTAAAACGTTGGGGGAATATTCAGACTTATATTTGCAAACTGATGTTTCTCTGTTGGCtgacgtttttgaaaactttcgacaaaattGTTATGCAACGTACAACCTGGACCCTTTACATTGTTACACGGCGCCCGGTCTTTCGTTTGACGCAATGTTGAAATGTACCGGTATCGAACTCGAGCTTCTCACTGACATAGATATGcttatgtttatagaaaaaggtattCGAGGTGGTGTGTCCCAATGCTCTAACCGATATGCAAAGGCTAACAATAGATACATGGGAGATGCTTTCAATCCAGCGCTCGAAGAGTCTTATCTCATGTACTTCCACGTTAACAACTTGTACGGCGCGGCTATGAGCTTTGCTCTACCATACAGTTCTTTCGAATGGATATtagatttcagacaattcgatGTTTTTGCCATCACAGACGAAGCGGAGTTTGGCTACTTATTAGAGGTAGATTTGGAATATCCCGAGGAACTGCATGAAATGCATAAAGATTTACCACTGTGTCCGGAACACTACATACCTCCCATCTCAGAAAGTAAGCAGCCGAAATTGACGGCCACGCTACTTTCCAAGCAAAACTACGTTGTTCATTACCACGTCTTGAAACAATGCTTAGAATTAGGTTTAAAACTAGCTAAAATTCATAGAGTTCTAAAGTTCAGACAAACACCGTGGCTCAAAAA gAAGTATAGAGATGTCAGGCTGATCACGGAATGGGATGGAAGATACGGTGCTAGAGATACTATAGCCaaaccaaatttccacagttGTACAATCTTTGATAAAGATATGATAATAGTTGAATTGCGTAGAACGACAGTCAAACTCAACAGACCATTGTATGCAGGTTTTTCCATTTTAGATCTTGCGAAGACCTTtatctacgattttcactacaaGTATGTTAAAACGAAATTTGGGCATCAggcaaaattaatgtacactgACACGGATAGTTTGATATATCACTACACCGTCCCCAACATTTACGAATGCATCAAACAGGACTTAgataaatttgatacctcTGATTATCCACCTGACAACGTCTACGGAATGCCGTTGGTTAACAAAAAAGTTCTAGGTTTGATGAAAGATGAGTGTAACGGAAAAATAATGGCGGAATTCATTGGCTTCTGA